Proteins from a single region of Caloramator sp. E03:
- the spoIIR gene encoding stage II sporulation protein R, with protein sequence MKKLICYIVLPIIIISLFFISNKAENTKGINQKLLRFHVIANSDSIDDQNVKLKVRDAILKSIGPEMAKCSNVNESIKVIEANKDKIEKISNDVLKEEGKNYTAKVMLGEFSFPVKTYGFITLPAGNYKAVRVVLGNGDGKNWWCVMFPPLCFIDITKGVTSKETDEELRKVLDEDEIESITAFKQIDEKVEVVSKVKNEGISKNNNYKNNKGIEIRLKSVEIFDKLKEMIKNNL encoded by the coding sequence ATGAAAAAACTTATTTGTTATATTGTGTTGCCAATTATAATAATTTCTTTGTTTTTTATATCAAATAAAGCTGAAAATACAAAGGGAATTAATCAAAAACTTCTAAGATTCCATGTAATTGCCAACAGCGATTCAATTGATGATCAAAATGTAAAACTAAAGGTTAGGGATGCAATCTTAAAGAGCATTGGTCCTGAAATGGCAAAATGCTCTAATGTAAATGAATCTATAAAAGTGATAGAGGCAAATAAGGATAAAATAGAAAAGATATCAAACGATGTTTTGAAAGAAGAAGGTAAAAACTATACTGCAAAGGTAATGCTTGGGGAGTTTAGTTTTCCTGTAAAAACTTATGGTTTTATAACTCTTCCAGCAGGTAATTATAAGGCTGTTAGAGTTGTTTTAGGAAACGGTGATGGTAAAAATTGGTGGTGCGTTATGTTTCCTCCTCTGTGCTTTATTGATATTACAAAAGGTGTTACATCAAAGGAAACTGATGAAGAGCTTAGAAAAGTTTTAGATGAAGATGAGATAGAAAGCATAACTGCCTTTAAGCAGATTGATGAAAAGGTAGAAGTAGTATCAAAGGTAAAAAATGAAGGTATTAGTAAGAATAATAATTATAAAAATAATAAAGGTATTGAAATTAGACTTAAAAGTGTTGAGATATTTGACAAATTAAAAGAAATGATAAAAAATAACCTGTAA